In the genome of Limisphaerales bacterium, the window GTATCCGAAGCCACCAAGGGCAGCCCCATCGCCGGCATTTTCTCAGCGTCGATTAACAAATGATGATGTCCCGTGTTCGGCATCGGTTTGCCATCGGGCAGCACCAAGCCCGCCGGGCACACGCCCATGCCCTTAAGGCCGAAGGCTACCCGTACCGGGCCTTTCACCGTTTTGCCGTCACGCGGGAAAATGATCATCACCTTCGCGCCCTTGGGCGAGGGTTGGCGTGGGATTTTATCTTCCGCCACCACAGGCATAAGCAGGCTGCAGGCGAGAATAGAAAAGAGGATTTTTTTCATGAGAATATTGATTTCTTCCGTAGGGGTTGTGAGGTTTAAAACGGTTCACCGGCATTGTGCCCAAGGCCCGCCCCGGCGCAAGCCAAAGTTTGGAAAAATGAAAGGCAGAAATGAGTATCGACGCTTAGGCCTCTGCGTCCGGTTCTGGAGTTTCAGCCGCCTCCGCTCCGGGCAGCGGTTGCTGCTGCGGGGCGTTCTGTTGTTCGTACAAGCTCAAGTGCAATTCCGTGAACACCCCGCGCATAAACCAACGTGCCACGATCGCAAACGCCAGCGCCGCCACGCAGCCGCGCATGATCGAGATCCCCCAATCATTGCCCGCTAAGTGGTTAAGCGCCAGCACCAGCAAAAAGCCCGCGCCGCCCGCATGAATCAAATAATGTGACATAGTGTCCGCGCCCAATTAACCATGAAAAACGACCCTACGCAAGGGGCGGATTGGGGGTTTTCGATAAAAAAATCACGGGAAATGAATGGGCAATTACACCTATTTTTGTGGGCTAAACGGCTAATCCGGTGGCGGACTTTGAAAATAAATGCAATAAATTTAAAGATTTCGGGTCTGGAATGCGAATTATATAGTGATAACTCAAAACAAAAACCGGCCCGAAGGCCGGTTTAAGAAACGCTTTCAATCATGGTGTGACCGCGTAACGGTCAGGGAGCCAGACTGCGTTATCTAACTTTGTCTTGATTCCGCAAACAGTATAGAGAGCCAAATCATGAATGACAACCCAAAAAACAACGGAAATTCCAACGGCGCAAGTCACACCTCACACGACCCCAACGCCAACCTCCACCTCGCCTTCGACGTCGGCCATAGCTCCATCGGCTGGGCGGTGCTCGATGCTCCCGCTGATGCGGAGGTGCTCGGCTGTGGCTCGGTGATCTTTCGCGCGGATGATTGTCTTGCGAGTGACCGCCGCGCCTTTCGGCGGCAGCGTCGGCACATCCGCAGCACGCGCCAACGGATTGCGCGCCTGAAAGTTCTGCTGCGGCACCTGGGCGTGTTGACTGAGGCGGAATTGAATGTGCCCGGCTGTGCTTGGCCGTGGATGTTGGCGGCGCGGGTGTTGCGGGGCGGCAAGGCGCTTTCGTGGACGGAGCTGTGGGATGTGTTGCGCTGGTACGCGCACAATCGCGGCTACGATGGCAACCGGCGCTGGAGCCGCGTGGAGAGTGAAAATGCGGTGGATACCGAGAAAGTGCAAAACGCCAACGCATTGATGGAGGAACACGGAACCGAATCGATGGCGGAAACGATTTGCGCGGTGAGCGGGATTGATCCGCTGGGCAAAAAACGCTCGGCGGCGGTGGCGCCGAAGGATCGGTTCAAGAGCCAAAACGCTGCGTTCGATCGCGACGTGGTGCGCGGTGAAATGCAGCGCGTGCTGGAGGCGCACGCGGGCCAGTTGGACAAGCTTGATGCCGACGTCATCCGCTGCCTCATCGGCAACGACCCGTGGGATGACGCCGCGTGGCAAGTCGTGCCCGTGCCGGGCCTCAAGCTGCCCAAGCGGTATTTCGGTAGTTTGCTTTTTGGGCAGCTCGTGCCGCGCTTTTACAATCGCATCATCAGCACGTGCCCCATTTCTGGTGGCAAAGTCCCCACGCGGCACGCGCCGGAGTTTCTTGCGTTTCGCTGGGCAATGCAACTGGCCAATGTGCGCGTGGCCGGTGCGGGCGAAAAGGAGCTGCGTCCGCTCACCGCACCCGAGCGCAAGCAAGTGGATGAGGCGATGCA includes:
- a CDS encoding DUF4399 domain-containing protein, giving the protein MKKILFSILACSLLMPVVAEDKIPRQPSPKGAKVMIIFPRDGKTVKGPVRVAFGLKGMGVCPAGLVLPDGKPMPNTGHHHLLIDAEKMPAMGLPLVASDTLKHFGGGQTEVTLDLPPGKHTLQLVFADYAHIPHNPPVVSEKITITVTAGGKKK